Proteins from a genomic interval of Neodiprion lecontei isolate iyNeoLeco1 chromosome 2, iyNeoLeco1.1, whole genome shotgun sequence:
- the LOC107218830 gene encoding 3-hydroxyisobutyrate dehydrogenase, mitochondrial isoform X2, whose product MSKEKTAFECRFYRLGQYGRPHGEKPDKKAVSSLVEAGANGASSAAEASKNADVVISMLPSNQHVLDCYFGEKGVLSSVKKDVLLVDSSTIDPSISEQVSTAAKKIGARFVDAPVSGGVNAASAATLTLMVGGSKTDFEDAERVLVAVGSRVIHCGKVGAGQATKLCNNMLLGISMIGTAEAFILGERLGLDPKILASVINTSSGRCWSSELYNPVPGVLDNAPSTNGYQGGFGTALMTKDLGLAQAAASRTETPSPLGSIAYQIYRTAMGHGHSKLDFSVVYQFLKGKQ is encoded by the exons GGAGAAGACAGCTTTCGAATGTCGGTTTTATCGGCTTGGGCAATATGGGCGGCCACATGGCGAAAAACCTGATAAAAAAG CTGTATCAAGCTTGGTTGAGGCTGGCGCCAACGGTGCAAGCTCTGCAGCCGAAGCATCGAAAAATGCGGATGTGGTAATATCTATGCTACCGTCAAATCAGCACGTCTTGGATTGTTACTTTGGTGAAAAAGGTGTCTTGAG TTCGGTCAAGAAGGATGTTCTTCTGGTGGACAGCAGCACAATCGACCCATCAATTTCCGAGCAAGTGTCAACCGCAGCTAAGAAAATCGGTGCGCGATTTGTCGACGCTCCTGTCTCTGGAG GTGTCAACGCTGCGAGCGCCGCGACGTTGACGCTGATGGTCGGCGGTTCAAAAACGGATTTCGAAGACGCTGAGCGAGTGCTTGTCGCAGTCGGATCACGGGTGATCCATTGTGGCAAGGTCGGGGCCGGTCAGGCAACGAAACTGTGCAACAACATGCTTCTGGGGATAAGCATGATCGGGACTGCAGAGGCATTTATACTCGGAGAAAg actGGGACTGGACCCGAAGATCCTAGCCTCGGTCATAAACACGAGTTCGGGCAGATGCTGGTCTTCCGAATTGTACAATCCGGTTCCAGGCGTTCTTGACAACGCCCCCAGTACGAATGGTTACCAG GGCGGATTCGGCACAGCGTTGATGACTAAGGACTTGGGACTTGCTCAGGCCGCTGCATCGCGGACCGAAACTCCGAGTCCATTAGGATCTATCGCCTATCAGATTTACAGAACAGCCATGGGCCACGGACACAGCAAGCTGGACTTCAGCGTtgtgtatcaatttttgaaagggAAACAGTAG
- the LOC107218830 gene encoding 3-hydroxyisobutyrate dehydrogenase, mitochondrial isoform X3, with amino-acid sequence MGGHMAKNLIKKGYKLTVFDVNGAAVSSLVEAGANGASSAAEASKNADVVISMLPSNQHVLDCYFGEKGVLSSVKKDVLLVDSSTIDPSISEQVSTAAKKIGARFVDAPVSGGVNAASAATLTLMVGGSKTDFEDAERVLVAVGSRVIHCGKVGAGQATKLCNNMLLGISMIGTAEAFILGERLGLDPKILASVINTSSGRCWSSELYNPVPGVLDNAPSTNGYQGGFGTALMTKDLGLAQAAASRTETPSPLGSIAYQIYRTAMGHGHSKLDFSVVYQFLKGKQ; translated from the exons ATGGGCGGCCACATGGCGAAAAACCTGATAAAAAAG GGATACAAACTAACGGTTTTTGATGTCAACGGAGCAGCTGTATCAAGCTTGGTTGAGGCTGGCGCCAACGGTGCAAGCTCTGCAGCCGAAGCATCGAAAAATGCGGATGTGGTAATATCTATGCTACCGTCAAATCAGCACGTCTTGGATTGTTACTTTGGTGAAAAAGGTGTCTTGAG TTCGGTCAAGAAGGATGTTCTTCTGGTGGACAGCAGCACAATCGACCCATCAATTTCCGAGCAAGTGTCAACCGCAGCTAAGAAAATCGGTGCGCGATTTGTCGACGCTCCTGTCTCTGGAG GTGTCAACGCTGCGAGCGCCGCGACGTTGACGCTGATGGTCGGCGGTTCAAAAACGGATTTCGAAGACGCTGAGCGAGTGCTTGTCGCAGTCGGATCACGGGTGATCCATTGTGGCAAGGTCGGGGCCGGTCAGGCAACGAAACTGTGCAACAACATGCTTCTGGGGATAAGCATGATCGGGACTGCAGAGGCATTTATACTCGGAGAAAg actGGGACTGGACCCGAAGATCCTAGCCTCGGTCATAAACACGAGTTCGGGCAGATGCTGGTCTTCCGAATTGTACAATCCGGTTCCAGGCGTTCTTGACAACGCCCCCAGTACGAATGGTTACCAG GGCGGATTCGGCACAGCGTTGATGACTAAGGACTTGGGACTTGCTCAGGCCGCTGCATCGCGGACCGAAACTCCGAGTCCATTAGGATCTATCGCCTATCAGATTTACAGAACAGCCATGGGCCACGGACACAGCAAGCTGGACTTCAGCGTtgtgtatcaatttttgaaagggAAACAGTAG
- the LOC107218830 gene encoding 3-hydroxyisobutyrate dehydrogenase, mitochondrial isoform X1: MSTLLLFSRSFFLASNGRRQLSNVGFIGLGNMGGHMAKNLIKKGYKLTVFDVNGAAVSSLVEAGANGASSAAEASKNADVVISMLPSNQHVLDCYFGEKGVLSSVKKDVLLVDSSTIDPSISEQVSTAAKKIGARFVDAPVSGGVNAASAATLTLMVGGSKTDFEDAERVLVAVGSRVIHCGKVGAGQATKLCNNMLLGISMIGTAEAFILGERLGLDPKILASVINTSSGRCWSSELYNPVPGVLDNAPSTNGYQGGFGTALMTKDLGLAQAAASRTETPSPLGSIAYQIYRTAMGHGHSKLDFSVVYQFLKGKQ; encoded by the exons ATGAGTACACTTCTACTGTTCAGCCGATCATTCTTTCTTGCCAGCAATG GGAGAAGACAGCTTTCGAATGTCGGTTTTATCGGCTTGGGCAATATGGGCGGCCACATGGCGAAAAACCTGATAAAAAAG GGATACAAACTAACGGTTTTTGATGTCAACGGAGCAGCTGTATCAAGCTTGGTTGAGGCTGGCGCCAACGGTGCAAGCTCTGCAGCCGAAGCATCGAAAAATGCGGATGTGGTAATATCTATGCTACCGTCAAATCAGCACGTCTTGGATTGTTACTTTGGTGAAAAAGGTGTCTTGAG TTCGGTCAAGAAGGATGTTCTTCTGGTGGACAGCAGCACAATCGACCCATCAATTTCCGAGCAAGTGTCAACCGCAGCTAAGAAAATCGGTGCGCGATTTGTCGACGCTCCTGTCTCTGGAG GTGTCAACGCTGCGAGCGCCGCGACGTTGACGCTGATGGTCGGCGGTTCAAAAACGGATTTCGAAGACGCTGAGCGAGTGCTTGTCGCAGTCGGATCACGGGTGATCCATTGTGGCAAGGTCGGGGCCGGTCAGGCAACGAAACTGTGCAACAACATGCTTCTGGGGATAAGCATGATCGGGACTGCAGAGGCATTTATACTCGGAGAAAg actGGGACTGGACCCGAAGATCCTAGCCTCGGTCATAAACACGAGTTCGGGCAGATGCTGGTCTTCCGAATTGTACAATCCGGTTCCAGGCGTTCTTGACAACGCCCCCAGTACGAATGGTTACCAG GGCGGATTCGGCACAGCGTTGATGACTAAGGACTTGGGACTTGCTCAGGCCGCTGCATCGCGGACCGAAACTCCGAGTCCATTAGGATCTATCGCCTATCAGATTTACAGAACAGCCATGGGCCACGGACACAGCAAGCTGGACTTCAGCGTtgtgtatcaatttttgaaagggAAACAGTAG